The following coding sequences lie in one Silene latifolia isolate original U9 population chromosome 5, ASM4854445v1, whole genome shotgun sequence genomic window:
- the LOC141655913 gene encoding jasmonate-induced protein homolog, whose protein sequence is MATMQDQNVTVCEKTVKQPQNGTQATMNNQTHFAMTLARSHNWSGAPVGTFPATIFPNNSAIFTHLKGNFFGSKAAVVYNGKNASGTDCSWVLAWHAPADNTSPQTPNRVYVVCGPKQVIANLSFDQIQQKLDTALTFDTSTDVATKTRVDGNISDTVPDIATLIADFKLIP, encoded by the exons ATGGCTACGATGCAAGACCAAAATGTCACGGTTTGCGAGAAGACAGTCAAGCAGCCACAAAATGGTACCCAAGCCACCATGAATAACCAGACCCATTTTGCTATGACCTTAGCTAGATCCCATAACTGGTCAGGCGCTCCGGTTGGCACTTTTCCGGCCACAATTTTTCCCAATAACAGTGCCATATTTACCCACCTGAAGGGAAACTTTTTTGGTTCCAAAGCGGCAGTGGTGTATAATGGGAAAAATGCATCAGGCACGGACTGCTCGTGGGTTTTGGCATGGCATGCACCTGCAGATAACACATCACCCCAGACTCCTAACAGG GTGTATGTTGTATGTGGCCCAAAACAAGTCATTGCCAATCTGTCTTTTGATCAAATTCAGCAAAAGTTAGACACTGCGTTAACTTTTGACACTTCCACCGACGTGGCTACCAAGACACGTGTTGACGGCAACATCAGTGACACAGTCCCAGACATTGCTACTCTTATCGCGGACTTTAAACTTATCCCATAA